ATTCTCTCGCCATTTTAATGACATATTTGTTACTCCTAAACGAAACGTTTAACTTTCATAGACATACAAAAAATTTATGATTAGCTTAAAGTCTTTATCAAAGTCCTTGAGGTTAAGCCGAGGAGGAGGAGGAAAAGAACGATGATGATGACTTTCTATTAAAACATTTTCAGATTGTCCTTGACATTTTTTGTACAATCGGATATTTAGGCACGATTGATCCTAAGTGAACTTGCATACTTTTCTAAAGAAGGTTCTCTGGTTGACTTTGTAAAACGGTGTTGCCATATTACCTTTAGATTCACTAAGCTCAACAATGCGTCTAGTCTGGATACAGAAATTgctgaattaaaaaattagCTTCAGAGAAGAAAAGTGCTTTTTAAAGAGGCACTGCTTATCAAGCATTTATGGTGTAATCACACAGTACCAGGGTATCCCGGTAAAAACACCCTTACAGAAATCAAGCAAAGATTTTCACACCTGAATAAGTTTAAATATTCATTCTTTGTATGCATATGATCACGCTGTTTCAGCATACGCAACTTCTCAAGATCTTCTTGCCGGTAGCTTTCCTGAAACTTGCTAAACTTTATATAAAACTTTTCCGCTGCAAAGAAACAAGATGAACTTTCTCAATATagcatcaaaatatttttttgttcgtaCTCTATCATTAAGTGATAAAGCATAAAAAGGAGGTAACTAGAGGGAGAAACGATGTCTTGTGAACTTAAATACGACTTTTATCAGAAGACAAAAGATTGTTTGGTAACAAACTGCAACAGAAACTATATCCTGATTTTTCATACTAACCAACTTGTTTTAGCAGTCAGGTGATATTTTGGTGATAGTAACAGGTGTGAAGATATATTGCATAAAACATCTAAGGACTATGTATAATTTGCTATTTACCCTCTGTAACGTAACCTTTGTAAACACATTCAAGATAGAGATGCACGAACACTGGGTAAAGGACGAGAGACAATTCATGCTAAAAAAGAACACAGACAAATCACCACAAAGACgtgaggaaataaaaaaaatgtcaaaaaaaattcttatataTACCTACTTTATGAATATCAAGACTTTTATCAACAAACtcttgaagtctaataaaatgAAGAAAAGGTTTAAAACCGATTTTTAAATGCAAATATTCTTTCGGTATGAAAATCAAACTATAGGTTTAACGTTTGCCTTAATCATACTAATTTTTGCGTGCACAAATTTTTAGTCAATacctaacaaaaataaaattctgcaAAGACATGATTTGTGAGTTTAccaattttttaacttaataacATGGCATGTAACTTTTAGtaaaaacaagttaaatttCTTGAAATCTGTGACTGCATACATGTCTTACCCTTGATAGTACTCTTCATACCGTAACGGATCAGCATCACTATAAAAGATAATGGATCACATGACATTTAAACACCCAGTGGAATATGCTCTCATTCAAATATTTGTTTCATTCGACAAATTAAAAAagctacaaaattttgttttctattaaattaaaaagaacacATACCTTTCATACTCTGATAACACATTAGAAAGATCAGGTTCATTTTCGGTAGTTGTGTGAGTCTCAGTTGAAACAGAATCGAGACCGGTTTCTTTCCTGAGGGCTTCTTCAGCAccctaaaaacaaattttaaaaatgtatagttTTAGCATTTTAATAAGCACTTCCCAGTGTAATACATAAACCAGAAATGTATTCAGAGTTTCTTGGGTAAACAATGCCGGCAGGGGGGAGGCCTCTCAAAGACACAAGGTCTCCCATTTTAGTCATTTTCAGTACCAGATTTAAAATAGTGTTGTCAggctctttttttatttttaaagaatagTATACATCATAAAggagaaaaataattaattttaaaaatttaatgccGGTCTGGCGTTTCTGTATTAAAATCCCTCCATGAGATGCGTCACTTTAAAAGCGATGTGTTAAAGGTTAAAAAATCTACATACTGCAcctttaaattctttttctttaagaaCTGTAAGACAGCCAACAAAGATTGTTTTTCATCATCAAGGTTACTTGCAccagacattttaaaaattgtaatttatttgtttagctatgttcttattttttaaattgtataaTAATCAcctataaataaaacaaaaaaagaacatagTGGAACATGGCAATTTCGTGTCTGTTACATATGATTGTTACTACAGTACAGTGCAAATGTAGGCTTCCATAAATAATCACTTTCATAATAGCACATTGCTTTTTTAGAGAAAATTGCTAAATAATGTATAAATTGGGGAAATTTGTTCAAATAACAACATGAGAAAATTTTGAGAATAAAGTACTGTAAAAAGGTATCTAAAGATATGCAATAGCTTTTTGAGCATATCTTTGTCTTGATAGAACTGAATCAAATCGCATCTATCAGGATGACGTACATTGCTTTATAatacttattttaaattaaatactgagtttcaaacaaaacaaaacaatgcttaaaagagtttctttttttctaagatAATTTAGGAATAATAATTCTTATGTGAATAAAGTTAAACAAAGTTACCTTATGTTTGaagaaagtaataaaaaagtgaattaaatattttttcctgcCGGGTTTATCTAGAAGCGTAAAACGTTGTTAGTTTAcatacatttttatataaaaatcaaTATTTGTTCTGTTTGTTAAAAATCAACATTTCGAGCCCTGAATAATTTCTAAGATTCTTAAATAATTGGTTGAAAGAATTGAATATCGTTTTACTTAAAACAGTCAAAAGTTGTGataacttaaaaataatttttttgttttaaaacaaagtgtGTATTTCATCATTTACTTGGTATTTTTTAAACCAGTTTTTACTGCCCTTCTTGAGAATAATTGTGTTACCAGAAACTACATTATACACCACATGTTATGCACAAAGAACAATGAATTGATTATAGAGCATGGATGTGCTTATGtcgtaaaaatttaaagaagcaaaaattgtaaattttaaaaaattgtaatagCATTTTAATCTTCATATACCAACCaaagaattaaaatttgtgGAAAACAAACCCCCCCCCATTGTACCGatacttttaaaagcattttaaaaaaagacggaGTTGTTATTTCACGTCAAACCATAGCAAAGTTGTATAGGAGATACGGATGTCCAACGTAAAAAAAATctgacataaaaaaaattttaatggaACACTTCATAGACCTAAAAATGGTAGAAAATGATAAATACTTCTCTGTTGGTATGAGAATTCCTAACGTTAtaaactcttttatttttattgcaaaaaagtGACTTTTACGCAATCTTTTAACTTAAAAGAACTCCAATTTAACGTTATTAAGAAAATTATGACAAAACTATATTATAGCAGTAAtttattactaaagtgtaaatctttatgataaataaataaataactctgTGAAGCTTGTTTGAATTATTGGCATAATAAATTCCATTGCCGAAAAAGCTCTGGCGATTAACTCAACTATTACTCAGTCCACAAGAAGTCAGTCAGCTGTCTCacactaagttctaaaaaatcctcaTACATTGTAATAGGCATAATTCGAccgtaaaaatatgtttaaagttgATTAGATATCCACTTCAgcgttaaaataataaaacacactTCGTATCCCTACGTCCTACAcgtgtatttaattgctatttcTAATTCATTAATAGATCAAAGCAATACGCTTAAATAAATGTTGTCTGGTGTTATCCCCTGTTACTTACAGTACCGCCtgaatgcgatctaaaaaagcatatcTATTGCcccttttcgttcttaaatttttaaaatgcgatctaacgaagcttttctatcgctatTCTaccttcttaaatttttaaaatgcaatcttacgaagcttttctatcgccattcttccttcttaaatttttaaaatgcaatctaacgaagcttttctattgctATTCTTTGGGTGAACGGTCTCTtaaagagacaagagaggagttgaacgtccttcaccataccttagtttaaaggggcgattgtggaagtcccatgaaatgccacatagtgatggtgtcactttaaaaaacacccagtccggtctgtgaacggttggcgttagaaagggcatccagctgtaaaacaatgccaaaactctttattaatggccgtaagaatagttgatcagacaaactgcgtaaacgaggctggaactctaaggagtgaaggtgtcgcgcacggtaggacagatgtcaggtgtgagcatcgtcagaccgttacccagctatcacatcacaaggtagataacactaggttgaggatggctagtgtaaatattggtactctgagaggtagagcaggtgaagtagttgaaatgttagaacgtagatctgttgatatgtgttgtgttcacgaagtcaggtggagaggagcttcagtgagatttgtggaaggtaggagggcaaggtataagcttttttggattggtaatagtgatggatatggaggagttggcatattggttgcagagaagtgggtagaaaaagtaatagatgttatgcgtgttaatagtcgtattatagtgataaagtttttgataggtaatatgattgtcacttttctgtcagtttatgctccacagtgtggactcagtgaggaagataaagataagttttatgatgagttaatagcaagtcacatcaaagtttggagacactgaacttgtcatggtgggcggcgactttattggtcatgttgggaagtcatctgaaggttatagaggtgtgcatggaggctattgATTTggaagcagaaataaggaaggggagagattgcttgagtttggaatggcaacggacatggtggtttgcaacacatcattcagtaaaagacagagtaggctgataacatataagtcaggtggttgtaagacacagatagattacttcctggttagaaagtcagacaagaaagtggtgaaggacgtgaaagttatatcgggggaagagtgtgtttcccagcataggttgctggtttgtgatattatcttgaagagtgttaatgaagccaagggaaagtacaggcctcgtcgaaaagtctggaagctgaaagaagagattgtagcaagacaatttagtgcaaaagttcagcagttaggccacaatggtcaatgtgatagtgacaatgttgaaagtacttggactactttaaagaattgtcttctagaagcttctgatgatacctgtggatggacgaaaggaccagtaagacatagacagacctggtgatggaataatgaggttgaccagtgtataaaggaaaagaggaaactttggaaagagttgaagtcaggtggtagtaaaaatatttacttagaagctaagcgtcgtgctcgtacagcagtgtataaggcaaaatcagaagcagagagaaacagatttgcagatgtgttaagaagggaagaccagcacaatgaggtattcaagatagcaaatgAAGaaaactaatcaagatgttgtaggtgagaagtgtatacgtaatgatgaaggtgttttggctagcacagaggagaaaagggtagcttggaagaatcattatcagaggttgcttaacactgagtttgattgggacgaggataatttgtctaaagatgatgttgtagaagggccatcTATGCAGAttaagacagaatgggtagtggaggctattaggaaattgaagattggcaaggctgcaggagtatctggtattgttgcagagatggtaaaagcatctggatatattggagttgagcttattacaagtcttgctaaccagattataaaggatggtgctattccaagtgagtggcagtcgagtgtaatagtgaattgtttcaaggggaagggtgatgcattagaaaggggtaactatagaggtttgaagttggttgatcaagtaatgaaagttattgaaagagtgattgataagttacttagagaaagaattgatatagataagatgcaatttgattttgttccagggcgtggcactacagatgcaatattttttactcagacagcttcaggaaaagtttttaggaaagagaaagaatctctattttgcctttgtagatttagagaaagcttttgatagagtgccacgtaaagttatttggtgggtatgagaaaattaggtgtggatgagtggctagttacgatggtacagtctatgtacagcaatgctagaagttgtgtcaggattaacgattcacttagtgatgaatttagtgtaaatgttggtgtacatcagggttctgtacttagtcctttgttgtttgttctagtcttagaagcgctgtcgatggagttcagaacaggttgtccatgggagttattgtatgcagatgatttgtttctcatagcagagtcgatggaagaattagttgaaaagtttgagaagtggaagaaaggactagaagagaagggctaaaggtaaacacagcaaagtctaaagtcatgattagtagcattgcagccaagtgtgaccttgtagttggaaagtggccttgtggagtttgcaggaaaggggttggtagtaactcattttttgtcagacttgcaagcattgggtacataagaagtgcagtagtattagtggaaggttaagagctgacattcagtttgtatgcaagcgttgcaaaggtgagattatagagaatgaagtatttccagctttaatgatatacaacagtggctcgttagagatagttgagaacttctgttacttaggtgatatgttgggcagtgaagggggtgttggaagaagtgttacttgcaggataggttctgcttggaaaaagttcagagagttacttcctttgttgactagcataatcctgtcaattgaggtaaaaggtaggttgtatgaggcctgtgtaagaagtgttatgttgtacggtagtgagacatgggcagtgaagcaggaagatcttgactgtttagaaaTGAATGATACGAGAATGGTtaagtggatgtgtaacgccagtctgagagacagaaagagttcagatgagctaagaagcaggctaagtctccatagaattaaagatgttatccagataagaagattgaattggctggggcacttggaaagaatgggggaggataattgggtaagaaagtgtagagacttgatagttcctggagcAAAGcccagaccgagaaagacttgggaggaggttataaggacagacttaatacagaggaagttgagtttagatctaacacagtctagatcagattggaagaggatcaataatataccccgtctaacccatgctagcatggaaaacggatgttaagctgagaatgaagatgatgatgatgatgatgattcttccttctttaatttttaaaaagcgatctaacgaagcttttctatcgctatTCTtccttcttaaatttttaaaatgcgatctaacgaagcttttctatcgctatTCTtccttcttaaatttttaaaaagcgatctaacgaagcttttctatcgctatTCTtccttcttaaatttttaaaatgcgatctaacgaagcttttctatcgctatTCTtccttcttaaatttttaaaaagcgatctaacgaagcttttctatcgctatTCTtccttcttaaatttttaaaacgcgatctaacgaagcttttctatcgctatTCTtccttcttaaatttttaaaaagcgatctaacgaagcttttctattgctATTCTtccttcttaaacttttaaaacatgatctaaaaaatcatatgtatcgccgctttttgttcttaaacttttaaaatgcgatttaccGAAGCTAcggtaattataaaaaacaataagccaCACGAAAATTTCAtggatatataataaaaacgaaAGTTCTGACGCTACCGAAAGCTCGTGTAAAGGTGATAACTATTGTGCacatgtaacattacattcagGCGGTACTGTAGATAAAAACATTACGAAGACCTAAACACGCTAAGGGTGTATACAAAACTcgtttcttttttgtgttttaagaGAGTTTTCTACTACGGCATGTAGGgttcaaagttcaacttgcaccaccaGACTtcgaaaatccataatggcgcataatctccgaaatggtctatAAAACAATGAGTTTGGTTTACccctttgtttatttgttaaaggTGACCAACATCATCCTGTCATAGCCTCTGGCTACTAATGTTGGTCTTCTTGACAGAGTTAGCCCTATTTCAAATATTTGCTTTTTAACCTAATTTCAACTAACCAGCGCTTAAAATATCGATTCCTTGCTTtgcaaaagaaaattatttatctaCTATTAAGAATAGATAATAATCTCGCTTTACATTTATTTACTATTgattcctatacattttttcatATAGACAATGGAGCAGCGTTTTCAATCATGCACCAAAAACACTTTAGTCACTTCAATAATGCGCACCTGGAATATCTGTAATGTTTgcataaagtaattatttactatactaaaaatcaaagaaaaaaatgatttaaagttcggaatttgaatgaaaaacatgCGCATTTATAATGAATTATTTTCAGAAATTGAATACGTTACATTGCGTAATAAAACCTGTTGTTCTTTTCGAATGttactggctttttatgtttcgagATGAATTCATTacgttgtatatcgcagaagttgcCAGtggcatgcttcgaaaatgcttgtcatggGCACAGCTTAACataaagcaaaactgtacagaagactcaattgttagtCTTCGTggaacatctcttctcacaaaaccgagggcagggctgacttattgcctgctgtgtcgtgtggtagacagaacttctggactttttttttaatacaatatacattcttttttcgattattattactaaacatatttgatttctctttccccttttaaaaagattttttaaactttatttaacatgtttttttctggtattacattacgagaacattcgtccaaaagctgtattaagatacaggacacctaacctctcccatgttctggttatatttaacttgcagggatgcgcactcttctcgcagtatgctctgtgacgatgaaggtcggactgacttgtggcatggttccaaatggtcttccgtctttcgttcgagtctcagtgtaatgcaccagcccagcataagagtgtcagcatgaggaaaggggccgactttaatgttctctataccttacgttcttcataTAAAACACTGACCGTTTTTGATCGTGgcattcatttaaatttcacaacaaaataacgccagcaatttttttgctgacgcaaCTGCGGTAACTTCGTGTTTTACGTCAGCAGTATGCCATGTGCAACCTAGTTCCCAGGCAGCTTGCTTTTATGAGCGCGAGGAAAGCAAAGTTACGAAGTACACCAACGTGAAGGTAGGTCAATGGGACTTGTATTTCATCAGGGAGGcataagaataatttaaaacatcaaaGTGGAATAAATATCAAATTTCGTGATTAAAACCGTTTCGCAAGGAATCACATATATTTTTAACCGCCGAAAAATTCAATTTGACCGGCCATTTTGGATCTCCGACGGTCAGTATGACCGGCAGTggtcaaatatttattttaagcacTGCCAACAATGTAAAGCTTTACTGTcgaataaataattatattttattctatTCTTTATCTTTGTCTAGCTATCTTTATACAAATCATATATAAATTTGCCATATACCACTTTCTCACCAAGATATTCATTTCCTGTTGATaatggtatatatatacattaatatacatatatacaccTACATAGGATTAATATATgtccaatttctttcaaataaacCTAAAAAGGCCCTAACCACTCTATGTGGGTATCCCGAATTTCAATAACGGTGTATTTTAAACAGAATATTGCGCGCCGAAAAGGCTTGCTCGTCCCTGCGCCAGGGCCCCAAAtcctttttttcacaaattttaatttaacaagGACAGCCGTTTTAATATGTGTAAAAGGTGTGAATATCGGATTTTAACTATAAAGTGGAACCCGTAGTAGTCCAATTTCATTATGGTTTACTCTGTGTGGCCACCATTTTTAAACGCTCTTTAGAAAAGGCAATCGCGAAGATACGAACCCCTCTTTCAAGATGTATGTATGTAGGTATATTTCGCATAAAAAAGGTATAGTTACAAAAGTTTCCATATGTGACGTACGGAGTGTGGTTTCTATACGGAGTAATACTCCGTATAGCTGCTATAGGGAGTTTGGTTTAGCTATACACGGAGTCTGCCAACGAATGTTCTTAAAGTGGAAATATTGCAATATATGACTGTTTAAAACTATTtccgaaaaaataaaaaataatcaccatAAAGAACAAGTTAAAAAGACAAGCACGTTATTTTCCTACTTTTTATCCATCGTAAACATACGAGGAATATTGTAGTTATAAGGAGTGTGGGAACATTAGTTTGATTGCAAAAAAAGGATTATGGCATACAGAGTGTGAGATACCGAGAGTATGTTATGCAGAATTCGCTATGTGGAGTATGCAGAATTTGCTATAAGGAGTATGTCATACGGAGTATGCTATACGGAGTATGCCATACGGACTGTGACATGCTTTATATATGAAGTatgctatacggagtgtgacatgcttacTATACTGAGTGTGACAGGCTTAGTATATGGAATGTGAGatgcttagtatacggagtgtgacatgcttagta
The genomic region above belongs to Hydractinia symbiolongicarpus strain clone_291-10 chromosome 4, HSymV2.1, whole genome shotgun sequence and contains:
- the LOC130640998 gene encoding uncharacterized protein LOC130640998, which produces MKKTNQDVVGEKCIRNDEGVLASTEEKRVAWKNHYQRLLNTEFDWDEDNLSKDDVVEGPSMQIKTEWVVEAIRKLKIGKAAGVSGIVAEMVKASGYIGVELITSLANQIIKDGAIPSEWQSSVIVNCFKGKGDALERGNYRGLKLVDQVMKVIERVIDKLLRERIDIDKMQFDFVPGRGTTDAIFFTQTASGKVFRKEKESLFCLCRFRESF